The sequence CGGCCGGATTTGTTAGGTGCTCTTGTGGGGCGAAAACAAATCATCATGTGATTGGCAACAGGTTCAGTTGGTCAAGCGTATTTAAGGTCGTGTTCCATGTCTACCGCGCGCAGGCCGCAGCCCGAGGAAGTCGAGCAATTGCTCCGCAACGCGCAGTTGCGCGACGAGTTGGAGCCATACTTCGACGAGTCGATCGGGCAGTTGAACGTGGCCGGTCTGCCGACGCCAGTCGAGAATGAATTCCTCGCCTCGATGTTGGCTTGGGAGCGGGCGCCGGCGCTGCCGATCGGTCAGTGGTTCGAGCCGGAGTTGAAGCTACCGCCGCCGGATGAGTTGACCGATGCTGAGCTACATGCCGCATTGTGGGACGCGATCCAAAAGCTGTTCGCCAAACGGATCGTGCTCGACTTCACCGACCATCTCTCGGACCGGGCACTCTATTGCCTGATCTATCGCGACATTCTGCCGTCACCCGAGAAAAAGATCGACGCGCCGCAGAACTACCTGCATTGGGATTGCTCCGATGCGGGCGGGGACGCCGATCTTTGGCTCCGCTTCTACGCCACCGAAGAAGACCGCGCGAATTGGGCCGACGATTTCCCCGGCCCACTCCCGCCGCGCGAAGCGCCCCCCTATCCGCGCAAGATGCCGCAGGCGCCGTTTTGAGCAAGCCAAACGCACGCAGCCCCGCTGCAAGCGCGGCCGGTGGCACTGGCTAGAAACGTCGGCCAGTGCAGAGTCACCAACCAACATTAGCCCCGCGCTTGGTCTTCCGAGACGCAACAACACCTTAATTCGGCCGCTGGGGCGGGTTCCGGCGCTGGCCGACTTCGCTGGCCGGTGCCACCCTCTCCGCGCTACTACCACACGCGATCGCCACTCCTCTTCGGCGCTTCATGGGGAGGCCGATTGCTCGTATACTTAAGTTGATGGACGCAAGGGATCGGCTCAGCACGGGAATTCCCGGACTCGATAAGCATTTAGGGGGCGGCCTCTTGCCGGGAACACTGACCGTCGTGGCGGGGGCGACAGGGATCGGCAAGACGCAGCTTGGGCTGAGTTTTCTCAACGCCGGTGAGCAGCAGGAGGGGCGGCGCGGGATTGTGTTTGATATGAGTTCGCGCGGCGATTCGCAGAACCATGCCGCCTACGCCGCGGCCCATTTCGGTTGGCAACTGCGGGCAATGCTGACAGAGCAGCCGCCGGTGACCGAGCAGGTGTGGACCGCCGATGGTAAATTGGGAGACTATTTGAACCTGTTTCGACACTCGGGCCAGCGCGTCACGCAGCGCGATCTCGGCTTCGACGATTGGCTCAATTGGAAGGCCGAATTGGCGAAGCAACTGGCGACGGCCATTTTCTTCTTCTACGGCCATTTCATCCGCGGCGTCCGCCGGGCGGTCGTCGATGGGATGGAGCCGGTCGATCGTCCCAGCGAGTCGATCCAGTTCGAGATGTTCGAGTACATTTATAACCAGATCCTTCGCAAGGAATCGGATTGGGTCGCCCGCGATTTGCTGCGCGAGCGTTTTCGAGCGCATGAGTCGGAGGTTGCCCGCCACGCTTACGATTATCGTCGGATCGGCTGCCTGCTGCTCTACACGACGCGCGAAAACATGCTCGAAGACCTGATTGGCCGCCCGCTTGACGAGGGCGATGTGTTCTCGAACGCCAACACGGTGATTTATCTCGGCCGCGTTCGCGAGGGCAACCGCCTCGGCCGCGCGCTATACATCGCAAAGCACCGCGGCAGCGCCTGCTCGGAAGAGATCGTGCGGTATCGAATTGATGACAGAGGAGTGACGATAGGGGCGAGCGCATAGGGGCGAGGGAACGCGCCACAACGAGGTTTGCGACTTGCGAGGAAATACAATGATTGAAGCGACCGTAGTCGGCATACGAATGCGACAAATTCCGCGCTTCCGCTTGCGCGTCTCTCATCCCTCATCCCTCATCCCTCGCCCCTGATATGTCCGACATCTTTCACGTTCTGCCGCAGCAAGAGAATCAGACGGTGGCGGCGGCGCTGCGCCACTGGCTGCCGGGCAGGTCGTGGGGACAGATTCGGCGGCTCATGAAGGGGCGCCAAGTGATGGTCAGCGGCAATCTGTGCGTCGATGCGGGCCGGCGATTGACATTGAAGGATGTCGTGAAGATTCTGCCCACGCCGGCTGCCGCGCCGCCGCGTGCCGACGACGTCAAGATCCGCTATCTGGATGAGCATCTTGTCGTCGTCGAAAAACCGGCCGGTTTGACCTCGAACCGTCACAAGGATGAGCAGAACTGGCCCGCCCGGCGCAAGCAATTGCAGCCGACGCTCGACGAGCTATTGCCGCACTTGATTGCCCGAGCCGATCCGCGAATGCGGCGCCGCAAGGGAATCCCGCCGCCGGTTCGGCCAGTGCACCGGCTCGATCGCGATACGAGCGGATTGATGATCTTTGCGCGCTCGGTCCGAGCCGAGCGGCACCTCGGCGAGCAATTTCGCCATCACACGACGCACCGCCGTTATCTGGCGATCGTGCAAGGAAACGTGCAGGCCCAAACGATCTCCTCGCGACTAGTCCGCGACCGGGGCGACGGCCGCCGCGGGAGCACCAGTTCGCCCCACGTCGGCAAGCCTTCCACGACTCATATCCGGCCGCTCGATCAACTGCAGGGTTACACCATGATCGAATGCCGACTAGAGACCGGCCGCACGCACCAAATCCGCATTCACCTGTCCGAGCAAGGGCATCCGGTCTGCGGCGACAAACAGTATCATCAACCGCTGTTCCAGCGCCCGATCCCCGATACGAGCAATGCCCCGCGATTGGCGCTTCACGCGACGGAGCTGGGTTTCGTCCATCCGATGACCGGCGAGGAGATGCGCTTCTCGATGCCGCTGCCGAAGGATTTGAAGGAGTTTTGGGAGCGGCTGCGCGGCGAGTGACGTCTTAGCTCTCAAACTCGCTACGCGGGATACCCGACTGCCGGATGATGGATCGCAATGTGCCGATTCGCACTGCGCGATGGTTCGGCACCGGAACGGTCGTCGTTCCTTCGTCGGTCAACCGCTGCATCACAATGTGGCTGCCCTGTTGCCGGACTTTCTGATATCCGTGCCGTTCGAGGATGGCGCAGACCTCGCGTCCGGAAAGGACGCGCAGCTTACCCAACGGCCACCTCGAATTGAGTCACGAAGGTGTCGCCGACAAGGCGCTGTTGAACCTCGGCGGCCGAGGCGTGGTCGAAAAAGAGCTGCACGGCCTCGCGCAGGTTGTCGCGAGCCAATTCAATGCTGTCACCTTGACTTGCGATGTCCAACTCAGGGCACAGTGCGACGAACCCGTCGTCCTCGCGCTGAATGATTGCTGTAAGTCGCTTGCTCATTTTGCACCTATAATCACCGACGTAGATCGACGTAAAGCCGAATCCATTTTATCTCGCCCGGTCTATATCTGCGATAGCAGCGCGCTGAATTCGATGCCGACAAATGATATGATCAGTACGCTACCGATTCCTCATTCTCAATTCCAAATCCATGTCCCGCCGCCGCATTCTGCTCGTGCAATTGCCGATTCCGCCGGTCGGGCCGGGCCCAATTCGTGGCAACGTGCCGTTGGCGGCGGGCTATTTGAAGATGTATGCCCAGCGCCGCGGGCTGGATGCGATGTATGAGATTGAGATTCTCCCGACGCCGTTGGCCAACACGCTCGGCGATCAAGGGCTTGTCGCCGCGATTCTCGCCGCCGAGCCGTGGATGGTCGGATTCACCTGCTATCTCTGGAACATCGAGCGCACGCTTTGGATCGCCACGGAATTGAAGCGGGCGCGGCCCGAGTTGAAGATCATCCTCGGCGGTCCGGAGGTGACGGCCGACAACGAATGGGTGCTCGCTCATCCGGCTGTCGATTACGCGGCGATCGGCGAAGGAGAGCAGACATTCAGCGACTTGCTTGAGTCGCTCGAGCGCGCCGATCGACTGTCGCAGCCGATCGCCGGCCTGTATGTGCAAGGCGGCTCGGTTCCCGAATTCCGCCGCCCGCTGCCCAAGCTGGATGAGATTTCGTCCCCGTATCTCGCTGGCATTCTCGACGCGGCCGATGAGCAGACACTGCTCTTGGAAACCATCCGCGGCTGCATCTTCAAGTGCAAGTTCTGCTACTACCCGAAGAGCTACGATGATCTGTGTTTTGTCTCCGAAGAGAAGATCGTCGCGAACTTGGAGCACGCCCGGCGGCGCGGGGCGAAAGAGGTCGTGCTGCTCGATCCGACGCTCAATCAGCGCCGCGACTTCAGCGGCTTTCTCAAGCTCCTCGCCCGCTGCAATCCGGACCGGCAGTTCACCTATTTCGGCGAGTTGCGGGCCGAGGGAATCAACGCCGAAGTCGCGCGGTTGCTGCGCGAGGCGAATTTCACCGAGGTCGAGATCGGCTTGCAGTCGATCGATCCGCTTGCGATGGAGTTGATGGACCGCAACAATAATCTGCGCGCCTTCGAGCGCGGCGCCCGGGCGATGCTTGACCAAGGGATCAAGGTCAAGGTAGACCTGATCATCGGCCTGCCCGGCGACACGGTCGATTCGATTCGCCGGGGAATCGACTATGTGCATCAGAGCGGCCTGTATTCCCAGGTGCAGGTGTTCAACCTGGCGATCCTGCCCGGCACGGCATTTCGCCAAGAGGCGCGGCAGCATGGGCTGATCTTCCAAGATCGCCCGCCGTACTACGTGCTCGAAACTCCGACGCTCCAGTTGCAGCAGATGGTCGAGTTGATGGAAGAAGCGCAAGAAGTGTTCGAGACAGAGTTCGATCCGCTTCCGCCGCCGATGCTTCCAGAAGTATCCGATTGCGCCATCGATTTGGATCACCTGCGAGCCGAATCCCTCGATCACCTGCCTATGGCGGCTGATCGCGCTCAAGCCTTCACGCTCCGTCTGCGGTCAACGGATTTCGATTCACGCCGCCGCCGAGCTGCCGACCTAGTCGCCCGCCTGCTGGACGACAATCCGTACTCGACACTACAAATCGTATTCGAGCTGGCCGGCGACCCCGGCCACTTGACCGCCCGAACGCTCGAATTGGTGCGCGAGGCTTGCTTTCGCCGACCGAGCTATCTGGACAAATTCTACACGATGCTCCCCGGCCGGCCGAAAGGCGCCAAGCGACTAGTCATCTGGCTCGCGTCGGCTCGCGACACGGCCGATGTCGCCTGGCTCGACCGCGTCGACGAATACGCAGACGTGGTTTGCCGCGACGAGTTAGTATCGCACGAAATCGCTTAACCCCAATGCTTCGCTCGCTGCTAGCGCTGCGTGTGGATGGCCCTAGACGATCGTGCGGTTGTCGGCGTCGACTTGACTTTGCAGATTGCCGGCCGAGTCGTAGGTCCAGGTGGTCGTGGCCGCCACGGGATTGCCGCTCGCGTCGTGGATCGTGACCTGCTGGCTCGTCCGCTCGTTCTCGGCATCATTGCCGTAGCGAGTCACGTTGTAATTGGGGTCGGTCACGCTGAGCAGATGGTTGCCTTTGACACTGGTACAGTCTCGATCACCTACCGGCAACCGGTCGTTAATGGCCTTCAGGCGATCATTTTTTCGGCTTGATCCCTTCCGGTGAAGCGTAGAAGTGAGACGCGGCGCAGGCGCCATCTCCTCCTGTTGCGGCCGCGGATGAAGCCCTCGCCCGACGATGAAGCTGCGGAAGCCGACGCCGACGCGTTCGGTGCCGATGGGTTCGCCGAATCGGTTGCCGGTGCGGTCGAAGTCGCGGGGACGGTTGGCGCCTTGGCGGTGTCGTCCGGAGGCGGGTAGGAAGCCGATCGGCGCTGTGGGGCGGCAGGCGATGCCTCCGGTGCTGGCGAACTCGTCGGGGACGGCGTCGCGACCGCGGACTCGCCTTTCGCACTATCGGCAGCCGGCGGAATCGGCTTGGAGTCGGTTCGTGAACTGTCCGCGCTTACGGGGACAATCGCCCTTTGTTCCGCAGTCCCCTTTTGTTCCGCGACCGTCGAAGCATTGGTGCCCGCCGCGGCCAGGGACAGTCCTCGACCGTTGGTTGGAACTGAGTCGCGGGCAGTGGCCGCGCTCGACGGCGGAGGTGTCGCGGGAGAAATCTGGCGATACCAGAATGAACCGACAATCCCGACCACGATTGCCAGCCCTACGGCCCCGCCAATCCACGGCATGACGGAGGCTCCCTGATCTGAAACTGACGCTACTACGTTCGTTGGCTGCTCGCTCATATCGCACCATCCTTCGACGCGAGGAAATGGGAGTGGCCGCCTAGAATCGGCATCCTGCCACACCGAGGGGGAGCCGTCAAGCGTTGCGGCGCAAAACCTCATGAGGATTCTCCGGATTCAGCCTACGCAAGAAACGCCCCTCACCCCGACCCTCTCCCAAAGGGAGAGGGAGAAAACGACGGCGGCAGTCCCTGTCGGTTTTCGACGCCGTCACACCAAGCGGTGGCGGAACATCCAGGCGGCGCTTGAGAGCGTGAGCGTGGCGATGACGGCCAGCGGCCAGAGGTCGGGCACGAGCACGTCCAGCCCAACCCCTTCCAAATAAACCCGCTGGGCGATGTCGATCGCATACCGCAGCGGATTTACGAGCGTGAGATACTGCAATCCGATCGGCATGCTGCTAATCGGCGTAGTCAAGCCGGAGAGCAACGTGAATGGAAGGATCAACATGAACGAGAACAACATCGCTTGCTGCATCGTCGCCACCACGGACGAAATCAGAAGCCCAATGCCGACCGCGGCCAGCAGGAAGAAAATCACGCCGACGTAAAGCGTCAAGAACGAGCCGGCGAACGGGATGCGAAACCAAAGCTGCGCCACCAGCAGGATGCTCGTCGATTGCACCAATCCGATGAGCACCGACGGCAGGGCCTTGCCCGCCATGATCTCGGTCGGGCGAAAGGGAGTGACCAGCAATTGATCGAAAGTGCCTTGCTCGCGTTCGCGGGCGACCGACATGCCAGTGAGCAGCAGCGTTTGCAGCATGGTGAGCGTTCCGATCAGGCTAGGGATCATCCGCCAGCGAGTTTCGAGGTTGGCGTTGAACCAGGCCCGACTGGTGATGCGCACTGCCGGATTGCCCTGCGCGTGGTCGGCCCGCCATTTGGCGTTGAACGTTTGGACGATTGTGCTGGCATAGCCCAGCGCGGTGCCGGCGGTGTTCGAGTTGCGGCCGTCGCCGATGATCTGCACATCGGCCGGAAGGCCCAAGAGCAGCCGGCGCTGGAAGTCCTGGCCGATTTGGATCACGAGCACGGCCCGGCGCTCGTTCATGAACGTGGCGATGTCGTCGGCTCGGTCCAGATTGGCGACGCGATGGAATGCGCCCGAACCGTCCATCCCGGCCAGCAGATCGTACGAGGCGACGCTGCGATCCTGGTCGAGCACGGCATAGGGGACGTCGTTCAGATCATACGTGGCCGCGTAGCCGAAGACCAAGCACTGAATCACGGGCGGGCCAAACAGGCTGAATCGGCTCTGCGGATCCGCGAGCACGGCCAGAAGTTCCTTGCGCGTCAGAGCCAGGATGCGGAGGAG comes from Pirellulales bacterium and encodes:
- a CDS encoding ATPase domain-containing protein; translated protein: MDARDRLSTGIPGLDKHLGGGLLPGTLTVVAGATGIGKTQLGLSFLNAGEQQEGRRGIVFDMSSRGDSQNHAAYAAAHFGWQLRAMLTEQPPVTEQVWTADGKLGDYLNLFRHSGQRVTQRDLGFDDWLNWKAELAKQLATAIFFFYGHFIRGVRRAVVDGMEPVDRPSESIQFEMFEYIYNQILRKESDWVARDLLRERFRAHESEVARHAYDYRRIGCLLLYTTRENMLEDLIGRPLDEGDVFSNANTVIYLGRVREGNRLGRALYIAKHRGSACSEEIVRYRIDDRGVTIGASA
- a CDS encoding RluA family pseudouridine synthase, with the protein product MSDIFHVLPQQENQTVAAALRHWLPGRSWGQIRRLMKGRQVMVSGNLCVDAGRRLTLKDVVKILPTPAAAPPRADDVKIRYLDEHLVVVEKPAGLTSNRHKDEQNWPARRKQLQPTLDELLPHLIARADPRMRRRKGIPPPVRPVHRLDRDTSGLMIFARSVRAERHLGEQFRHHTTHRRYLAIVQGNVQAQTISSRLVRDRGDGRRGSTSSPHVGKPSTTHIRPLDQLQGYTMIECRLETGRTHQIRIHLSEQGHPVCGDKQYHQPLFQRPIPDTSNAPRLALHATELGFVHPMTGEEMRFSMPLPKDLKEFWERLRGE
- a CDS encoding type II toxin-antitoxin system HicA family toxin, giving the protein MGKLRVLSGREVCAILERHGYQKVRQQGSHIVMQRLTDEGTTTVPVPNHRAVRIGTLRSIIRQSGIPRSEFES
- a CDS encoding type II toxin-antitoxin system HicB family antitoxin; the encoded protein is MSKRLTAIIQREDDGFVALCPELDIASQGDSIELARDNLREAVQLFFDHASAAEVQQRLVGDTFVTQFEVAVG
- a CDS encoding radical SAM protein; its protein translation is MSRRRILLVQLPIPPVGPGPIRGNVPLAAGYLKMYAQRRGLDAMYEIEILPTPLANTLGDQGLVAAILAAEPWMVGFTCYLWNIERTLWIATELKRARPELKIILGGPEVTADNEWVLAHPAVDYAAIGEGEQTFSDLLESLERADRLSQPIAGLYVQGGSVPEFRRPLPKLDEISSPYLAGILDAADEQTLLLETIRGCIFKCKFCYYPKSYDDLCFVSEEKIVANLEHARRRGAKEVVLLDPTLNQRRDFSGFLKLLARCNPDRQFTYFGELRAEGINAEVARLLREANFTEVEIGLQSIDPLAMELMDRNNNLRAFERGARAMLDQGIKVKVDLIIGLPGDTVDSIRRGIDYVHQSGLYSQVQVFNLAILPGTAFRQEARQHGLIFQDRPPYYVLETPTLQLQQMVELMEEAQEVFETEFDPLPPPMLPEVSDCAIDLDHLRAESLDHLPMAADRAQAFTLRLRSTDFDSRRRRAADLVARLLDDNPYSTLQIVFELAGDPGHLTARTLELVREACFRRPSYLDKFYTMLPGRPKGAKRLVIWLASARDTADVAWLDRVDEYADVVCRDELVSHEIA
- a CDS encoding ABC transporter permease, with amino-acid sequence MISALLRILALTRKELLAVLADPQSRFSLFGPPVIQCLVFGYAATYDLNDVPYAVLDQDRSVASYDLLAGMDGSGAFHRVANLDRADDIATFMNERRAVLVIQIGQDFQRRLLLGLPADVQIIGDGRNSNTAGTALGYASTIVQTFNAKWRADHAQGNPAVRITSRAWFNANLETRWRMIPSLIGTLTMLQTLLLTGMSVAREREQGTFDQLLVTPFRPTEIMAGKALPSVLIGLVQSTSILLVAQLWFRIPFAGSFLTLYVGVIFFLLAAVGIGLLISSVVATMQQAMLFSFMLILPFTLLSGLTTPISSMPIGLQYLTLVNPLRYAIDIAQRVYLEGVGLDVLVPDLWPLAVIATLTLSSAAWMFRHRLV